One window of Microcoleus vaginatus PCC 9802 genomic DNA carries:
- a CDS encoding ankyrin repeat domain-containing protein, translating to MTDLINAVKTGDVAAVESAIEQRADINVKDDEGATALTAAAEAGNSAIINKLLAAGADVHSHDNDGWTPLMSAAAAGHSEIVQLLLEAGADVNAKTNFGLTALMSAAGSGRTQVVEFLIDKGADIKAKDNNTWTALIWASSEGHKDTVEVLKLARDRH from the coding sequence ATGACAGATTTAATTAATGCCGTCAAGACGGGTGATGTTGCGGCTGTAGAAAGTGCGATCGAACAGCGTGCAGATATCAATGTCAAAGATGATGAAGGCGCGACGGCTTTGACGGCTGCGGCTGAGGCTGGCAATTCGGCGATCATCAACAAATTGCTGGCGGCTGGTGCGGATGTCCACAGTCACGACAATGACGGGTGGACGCCGTTAATGAGTGCCGCTGCGGCCGGACATAGCGAGATTGTACAGCTTTTGCTGGAGGCGGGGGCGGATGTGAATGCTAAAACTAATTTTGGTTTGACGGCTTTGATGAGTGCTGCAGGCAGCGGGCGCACTCAAGTTGTGGAATTTTTAATCGATAAAGGAGCTGATATCAAAGCTAAGGATAATAATACTTGGACTGCGTTAATTTGGGCGTCTTCGGAGGGTCACAAAGATACTGTTGAGGTTTTGAAGCTAGCGCGCGATCGCCATTAA